One Ammoniphilus sp. CFH 90114 genomic window carries:
- a CDS encoding non-ribosomal peptide synthetase, which produces METRADWRQHIQYWVDQLKGENLAEVLDLENRRTSTGKLSMSITEKLLEISRNSDHLLYLLLLSGVHYVLTRRTRTSELVVGVPKLGKKSSQELLPVRLKVKMEQSYKDYLQDIRTAVQQAYEQQDFPYGLLFEELRVHGISSGEPLFHGAVTLNTLHGEGWEENPLVGHQFHFHKTETGIELEVIQSTANNFNFAKIELFFDQLVRFYQEALFDSSRKLFAIDLLSADERNQLLTVFAGKAGAYAKDQTIHELIEEQAARTPDHAALVYNDRQLSYRDLNAKANQLARWLRKKGVGPGSIVALLSERAPEMVMGVLAVLKAGGAYLPLDPSYPRERIRFMLSDSGANLLLTQPSLAHDTSFSGESVMLSEIPISEQDETNLEPLAGPNDLAYIIYTSGTTGKPKGVMVEHHGLCNIKAAYEEILNITPDDRILQFASFSFDASCWEMFMALFNGATLYLPIASEILDNRLLEDYITRHQITTASLTPAYAEILNPDRVPSIANLIIGGAASHPKLIQKWKHRTRYYNAYGPTEDSIDTAVWLVPDDFSDGQPVTIGTPLNNHYVYIVNHDLQLVAVGDVGELCISGDGLARGYLNRPELTREKFIDNPYAPGKRMYRTGDLARWLPDGTIEYWGRIDNQVKIRGYRVEIGEIECRLLLHERVDEAAVLALEEDGDHVLGAYYVADQPIPSEELRAHLAEVLPDYMLPTYFMKLEQMPLTVNGKLDRQALPKPERGRLSSQYVSPHSAFEEILAEIWQEVLGIKRIGMIENFFELGGHSLRAMTLVSHINLRMGTEVPLRELFQHPTIRELARWMQEHAMLSPYSQIEPAPRQETYMLSSAQKRIFVLQQMDAKGTAYNMPGFFELEGELDPGRLEQAFRQLIARHESLRTQFILLDGQPRQKVLETVPFAVSYVSGTEEEAAKWKQSFTQPFDLAQAPLLRIEVMTLSLDHHLLAVDMHHIISDGITVSLLANELSTVYNGVELPPLRIQYKDVVVWQNEQQQSEDYARQEAYWLNQLAGELPVLQLPTDRPRPAVQSLAGAVVERWGDKKLKQKLERLSQQTGSTLYMVLLAAYQTLLSHYSRQNDIIVGLPIAGRPHADLEGIAGMFVKTLAMRGYPQTNKSFIEFLAEMKEIALQAYENQEVPFETLVDKLEIQRDASRNPVFDTMLVLQNINRAELDMDGLKLRPAKQTVTDVKFDLILEVEEQADELWFSWKYSTALFERETIERWSVHLLRLLEQVTDHPDVQLGQIDLLTEAEKRQVLVDFNDTNQDYPRDKAVHQLFEEQVEKYPDRIAVVFENKQLTYRELNEKANQLAHTLRQKGIQAGDRIGILVERSMEMIICTLGVIKAGAVYVPLDPAYPPERIQYMLSDCGVSMLLIHRGLADPVSFAGSIFDLDKEDWLQAVTSNPPSLTEPEHLIYVIYTSGSTGQPKGIAVEHRNVVNLVTGLKQQVYYAATEPQRFALLAAYIFDSSVKHMFFSLVHGHTLVVAPEQVRVDGAQLVEFFERHDVAISDGTPTHLQLLLASSARDLSLQHFLTGAEALSMELVRSIRTRFSRSLQITNLYGPTECTVDTTSYVVTGTESSSIPIGKPIPNYQIYLLNPQNNLVPIGIPGELCISGDGLARSYWNRPELTAEKFVEHPFIPDKRMYRTGDLARWLPDGNIEYLGRIDDQVKIRGYRIELGEIEAALAQFPGVQRSVVIVREDVPGDKRLVAYYEMSGKGEIADREMRHFLKQKLPNYMIPASFVSVPSLPLLANGKLDRKSLPKPTNHSKSLGDISQPMTPTEKALASIWSDVLGQEHIGVHDNFFELGGDSILALQIVSRAQLIGVELTIKHVFQYQTLGDLAKAAVLHDQANS; this is translated from the coding sequence ATGGAAACTAGAGCCGATTGGCGTCAGCATATTCAATACTGGGTTGACCAGCTGAAGGGGGAGAACTTAGCAGAAGTTTTAGATCTCGAGAATAGGCGAACATCAACGGGGAAACTCTCGATGTCAATCACAGAAAAACTCTTGGAAATCAGCCGGAATTCAGATCACCTGCTCTATCTGCTGCTATTGTCTGGTGTTCACTATGTACTTACAAGGAGGACTCGCACATCCGAGCTCGTCGTTGGCGTTCCTAAACTAGGGAAGAAGTCTAGCCAGGAGCTTTTACCGGTAAGATTGAAAGTGAAGATGGAGCAATCCTACAAGGATTATTTGCAGGACATTCGGACAGCGGTTCAACAGGCGTATGAGCAGCAGGATTTTCCTTACGGCCTGCTGTTTGAAGAACTGAGAGTCCATGGCATTAGCAGCGGGGAACCGCTTTTCCATGGGGCTGTCACTCTCAATACACTGCATGGTGAAGGATGGGAAGAAAACCCTCTTGTAGGTCACCAATTTCACTTTCATAAAACAGAAACAGGGATCGAGTTGGAAGTCATCCAAAGCACGGCCAACAATTTCAACTTCGCTAAGATCGAGCTATTTTTTGACCAGTTAGTTCGCTTTTATCAAGAAGCCTTATTTGATTCCAGCAGGAAATTGTTTGCCATAGATCTTTTATCTGCAGATGAACGAAATCAGCTTCTCACTGTGTTTGCGGGGAAGGCAGGAGCTTATGCCAAAGATCAAACGATACATGAGTTGATCGAGGAGCAGGCCGCACGTACACCTGATCATGCGGCACTGGTATATAACGATAGGCAGTTAAGCTACCGGGATTTAAACGCCAAGGCGAACCAATTGGCGCGATGGTTAAGAAAGAAAGGGGTTGGACCAGGTTCCATTGTAGCTCTTCTATCCGAACGTGCGCCTGAAATGGTGATGGGGGTTTTGGCCGTATTGAAGGCAGGGGGGGCCTACCTGCCGTTGGACCCTAGTTATCCTCGGGAGCGGATTCGTTTTATGCTATCGGATTCTGGTGCTAACCTCCTTCTAACCCAACCTTCGTTGGCTCACGATACTTCCTTTTCAGGAGAATCCGTGATGCTAAGTGAAATTCCAATCTCTGAGCAAGATGAAACTAATCTTGAGCCGTTGGCAGGACCGAATGATTTGGCTTATATCATTTATACCTCAGGTACAACAGGCAAGCCCAAAGGGGTGATGGTAGAGCATCATGGACTGTGCAATATCAAGGCTGCTTATGAAGAGATCCTGAACATTACGCCTGATGATCGGATCCTTCAGTTTGCCAGTTTCTCCTTTGATGCGTCTTGCTGGGAAATGTTCATGGCCTTGTTTAACGGAGCAACCTTGTACTTGCCGATAGCATCAGAAATCCTAGACAACCGGTTGTTGGAAGATTACATCACGAGGCATCAGATTACAACGGCAAGCTTGACGCCTGCCTACGCTGAAATTCTTAATCCGGATCGGGTTCCATCGATTGCTAACCTGATCATTGGAGGGGCCGCAAGCCATCCGAAGTTGATTCAAAAATGGAAGCATCGCACTCGTTATTATAACGCCTATGGTCCAACGGAAGATTCAATTGATACAGCGGTTTGGCTGGTCCCTGATGATTTTTCAGACGGCCAACCGGTGACGATTGGCACTCCACTGAACAATCACTATGTCTATATTGTCAATCATGATTTGCAGCTTGTTGCGGTAGGGGATGTTGGTGAGCTCTGCATCTCAGGGGACGGTCTCGCCAGAGGCTATCTAAATCGACCCGAACTGACAAGGGAGAAGTTCATTGATAATCCGTATGCACCAGGAAAGCGCATGTACCGAACAGGGGATTTGGCCCGTTGGCTGCCTGATGGAACCATTGAATATTGGGGTCGCATAGACAATCAGGTAAAAATCCGCGGATACCGGGTTGAAATCGGGGAGATCGAGTGCCGATTGTTGTTGCATGAGCGGGTCGATGAGGCAGCTGTTCTGGCCTTAGAGGAAGACGGGGATCACGTATTGGGAGCCTATTACGTGGCTGACCAGCCGATTCCGTCGGAGGAACTTCGTGCTCACCTGGCGGAGGTATTGCCAGATTATATGCTTCCTACTTACTTCATGAAGCTCGAACAGATGCCGCTTACGGTCAACGGGAAACTGGATCGCCAAGCGCTCCCAAAACCGGAACGCGGACGGCTCTCAAGCCAGTATGTATCGCCTCATTCTGCCTTCGAGGAAATACTAGCCGAGATTTGGCAGGAGGTGTTGGGTATTAAGCGTATTGGTATGATAGAAAACTTCTTTGAGCTGGGTGGCCATTCACTCCGGGCAATGACACTTGTATCGCACATTAATCTCAGGATGGGAACGGAAGTGCCGCTGCGTGAACTATTTCAGCATCCGACAATTCGCGAGCTTGCCAGATGGATGCAAGAGCATGCGATGCTCTCGCCTTACTCTCAGATAGAACCCGCCCCCCGGCAGGAGACCTATATGTTGTCTTCCGCACAGAAGCGGATCTTTGTGCTGCAGCAAATGGATGCTAAAGGTACGGCCTATAATATGCCCGGATTTTTTGAGCTGGAGGGCGAACTGGATCCTGGGCGGCTTGAGCAGGCCTTTCGCCAGTTGATCGCTCGCCATGAATCCCTGCGAACCCAGTTTATTCTGTTGGACGGACAGCCCAGGCAGAAGGTTCTCGAGACCGTACCGTTTGCAGTGTCATACGTAAGCGGTACGGAAGAGGAAGCGGCGAAGTGGAAGCAATCTTTCACCCAGCCGTTTGATCTGGCTCAAGCGCCTCTGCTGCGGATTGAAGTGATGACCCTATCTTTGGATCATCACCTACTCGCAGTTGATATGCATCATATCATCTCAGACGGCATCACGGTCAGCTTGCTGGCGAACGAGCTCAGCACGGTGTATAACGGAGTGGAGCTTCCCCCTTTGCGCATACAGTATAAAGACGTGGTGGTATGGCAGAACGAACAGCAGCAAAGCGAAGACTATGCTAGACAGGAGGCCTACTGGCTGAATCAATTGGCAGGAGAACTACCGGTACTTCAGCTGCCGACCGACCGGCCTCGTCCCGCAGTACAGAGCTTAGCCGGTGCGGTAGTAGAAAGGTGGGGCGACAAAAAGTTAAAGCAAAAGTTAGAGCGGTTGTCCCAGCAAACCGGTAGCACGCTGTATATGGTCCTCCTCGCGGCATACCAGACTCTGCTGTCGCACTATAGCCGACAGAATGACATTATTGTAGGCTTACCGATTGCAGGAAGGCCGCATGCCGATCTGGAGGGGATCGCCGGGATGTTCGTCAAAACGTTGGCGATGCGCGGGTACCCTCAGACGAATAAATCCTTCATAGAGTTCCTTGCGGAAATGAAAGAAATCGCGCTGCAGGCGTACGAGAATCAGGAAGTGCCCTTCGAGACATTGGTGGATAAGCTTGAGATCCAGCGTGACGCTAGCCGCAACCCCGTCTTTGACACGATGTTGGTGCTGCAGAATATTAATCGAGCGGAACTGGATATGGATGGGCTGAAGCTGCGCCCTGCCAAACAGACAGTTACGGACGTGAAGTTCGACCTGATCTTGGAGGTTGAGGAGCAAGCGGATGAACTCTGGTTCTCTTGGAAATACAGTACAGCGTTATTTGAGCGGGAAACGATCGAGCGATGGTCGGTTCACCTGCTGAGACTGCTGGAGCAGGTCACGGATCACCCGGATGTACAGCTGGGACAGATTGATTTATTAACCGAGGCGGAGAAAAGACAAGTGCTCGTTGATTTCAACGATACGAATCAGGATTACCCAAGAGATAAAGCGGTTCACCAGTTGTTTGAAGAGCAAGTGGAAAAGTACCCGGATCGGATCGCCGTCGTATTTGAGAACAAACAGTTGACGTACCGAGAGCTCAATGAAAAAGCCAACCAATTGGCCCACACTCTGCGGCAAAAAGGAATCCAGGCTGGCGATCGGATTGGGATTCTTGTGGAACGCTCCATGGAGATGATCATTTGTACACTCGGCGTGATTAAAGCGGGAGCCGTTTACGTACCGCTTGATCCGGCCTATCCACCTGAACGCATTCAATACATGCTTAGCGATTGCGGGGTTTCTATGCTGCTTATTCATCGGGGCTTGGCTGATCCTGTTTCCTTTGCTGGATCGATCTTTGATTTAGACAAGGAGGACTGGTTGCAGGCTGTGACAAGCAATCCGCCATCGTTGACGGAACCGGAGCATCTCATCTATGTCATTTATACGTCAGGTTCGACAGGTCAGCCGAAGGGGATCGCAGTTGAACACCGCAATGTCGTCAATCTTGTTACCGGGTTGAAACAGCAGGTTTATTACGCAGCAACGGAACCTCAGCGTTTTGCCTTGCTGGCTGCTTATATTTTTGATTCTTCGGTTAAGCACATGTTTTTCAGTTTGGTGCATGGGCATACCCTCGTGGTGGCACCGGAACAGGTACGGGTGGACGGAGCTCAGCTGGTTGAATTTTTTGAGCGTCATGATGTTGCGATTTCAGATGGCACACCCACCCATTTGCAATTGCTGTTGGCGAGCTCGGCTCGTGACCTGAGTCTTCAACACTTTTTAACTGGCGCAGAAGCGCTGTCGATGGAACTTGTTCGTTCGATTCGGACGCGTTTTTCTAGATCACTGCAAATCACGAACTTATATGGTCCCACAGAATGTACCGTTGATACCACTTCGTATGTGGTCACGGGCACGGAATCCTCTAGCATACCGATCGGCAAGCCGATACCAAACTATCAAATCTACTTACTGAATCCGCAAAATAACTTAGTGCCGATTGGGATTCCGGGTGAATTGTGCATCAGCGGGGATGGATTGGCAAGGAGCTATTGGAACCGACCAGAGTTGACAGCCGAGAAATTCGTGGAACATCCATTTATACCAGACAAAAGAATGTACCGAACCGGTGATTTGGCCCGTTGGCTTCCCGACGGAAACATTGAGTATCTCGGGCGGATCGATGATCAGGTGAAAATCCGGGGATATCGAATTGAATTAGGGGAGATAGAAGCGGCCTTGGCGCAGTTCCCAGGAGTGCAAAGGAGTGTCGTCATTGTCCGTGAAGATGTCCCTGGCGATAAGCGTCTGGTTGCTTATTATGAAATGTCAGGGAAGGGAGAGATTGCGGATCGAGAAATGCGCCATTTTCTTAAACAGAAGCTGCCCAATTATATGATCCCAGCCTCGTTTGTGTCTGTTCCGTCGCTGCCTTTATTGGCAAATGGGAAATTAGATCGTAAATCCTTACCGAAGCCGACAAATCATAGCAAGTCCTTAGGGGATATTTCCCAACCCATGACCCCAACGGAGAAAGCTTTAGCGTCCATCTGGTCGGATGTTTTGGGCCAAGAACATATCGGCGTTCATGATAACTTCTTTGAGCTTGGCGGTGACTCTATTCTTGCCCTTCAAATCGTATCAAGGGCTCAGTTGATAGGAGTGGAACTGACGATTAAACATGTGTTCCAATATCAAACGCTTGGGGATTTGGCAAAGGCGGCGGTTCTCCATGATCAAGCGAACAGCTAA
- a CDS encoding 4'-phosphopantetheinyl transferase superfamily protein yields the protein MRIAAVNITRVDPVWCDRLSPFLSHERQERIQRYRFQEDRIRSLCSEMFIRVYAAKLWGLTGKQLRMATNSFQKPYIVGMPHAHFNVSHSGEWVVSAFGSFPVGIDVEQIRPIDLELAHRFFSTKEVAQLQLQPEEEKLSYFFQLWTLKESYVKAKGMGLSIPLQSFSFECKMGSILFRCEDEQENWCFRQYALASGYEMTICSLHPNMPGEIEVLSWRELLEQFVLTLDPRDRQQLLPSFGGESN from the coding sequence ATGAGAATCGCAGCGGTAAATATCACCCGTGTTGATCCCGTTTGGTGTGATCGCTTGTCGCCCTTCCTGAGTCATGAAAGACAAGAGAGGATACAAAGATATCGGTTTCAAGAGGATCGGATCCGATCTTTATGCTCTGAGATGTTCATTCGAGTCTATGCAGCTAAGCTTTGGGGTTTAACAGGGAAGCAACTAAGGATGGCAACGAACAGCTTTCAAAAACCTTATATCGTTGGGATGCCCCATGCTCATTTTAATGTATCGCATTCAGGAGAATGGGTGGTGTCTGCTTTTGGATCGTTTCCCGTCGGCATTGATGTAGAACAAATCAGACCGATCGACCTTGAGCTGGCCCATCGATTCTTTTCTACGAAGGAAGTAGCCCAATTACAGCTTCAGCCAGAGGAAGAAAAGTTAAGTTATTTCTTTCAACTGTGGACATTAAAAGAAAGCTATGTGAAAGCGAAAGGGATGGGATTATCGATCCCTCTTCAGTCCTTTTCTTTTGAGTGCAAAATGGGAAGTATTCTTTTTCGATGCGAGGATGAACAGGAAAACTGGTGTTTTAGGCAATATGCACTCGCTTCTGGTTATGAAATGACGATCTGTTCTTTGCACCCCAACATGCCAGGGGAAATAGAAGTCTTATCTTGGAGAGAATTATTGGAGCAATTTGTGCTTACCTTAGATCCGAGAGACAGACAGCAATTATTACCATCATTTGGAGGGGAATCAAATTAA
- a CDS encoding thioesterase II family protein: MEGNQIKVFGIPYAGGSASIYYHWREMLGPAIQFIPVEMAGHGKRMGEPLYQSFAEAVDDLELQITKQLDGSSFALFGHSLGARLAFEVSRVLSQKGQSPCHLFVSGSSAPHRTRPKQMIHDLDDELLIKELVKMGGTPESLLDHPALAELFLPIIRADFAISESYQLMEPDAVLSCPISVWYGDQEIGEEEDILSWSRYTNECFSIHSFSGGHFFIQDKANEPEIYRVLGSSLKLPN; encoded by the coding sequence TTGGAGGGGAATCAAATTAAAGTATTTGGTATTCCATACGCTGGAGGTTCTGCGTCTATTTATTATCATTGGAGGGAAATGCTCGGTCCAGCTATACAATTTATACCCGTAGAAATGGCAGGACACGGCAAACGCATGGGGGAACCGTTATATCAAAGCTTTGCCGAAGCCGTGGATGACCTAGAGCTGCAAATCACAAAGCAGTTGGACGGCTCGTCATTCGCCTTATTCGGTCATAGTTTAGGGGCTCGTTTAGCATTTGAAGTAAGCCGTGTCTTAAGCCAAAAAGGGCAATCCCCATGCCATTTATTTGTATCGGGAAGCAGTGCGCCACATCGTACTCGGCCGAAGCAGATGATTCATGATTTGGATGATGAACTGCTTATCAAGGAACTCGTCAAAATGGGAGGAACACCTGAATCACTTCTAGACCATCCGGCTCTAGCAGAACTATTTCTTCCGATCATTCGAGCAGACTTCGCGATCTCGGAAAGTTATCAGCTCATGGAACCCGATGCCGTGCTGTCTTGTCCCATCTCGGTTTGGTATGGAGATCAAGAGATTGGGGAAGAAGAAGATATCCTTTCCTGGAGTCGTTATACCAACGAATGTTTCAGCATACATTCCTTTTCGGGAGGTCACTTCTTTATTCAAGATAAGGCAAATGAGCCAGAGATATACCGGGTGCTGGGAAGCTCACTAAAGTTACCTAATTGA